Proteins from a genomic interval of Diaminobutyricimonas aerilata:
- a CDS encoding arginase family protein → MALTFVVVPQWQGSGSSRAMQLVDGAEAIRGDLPSTATRVVEVPLEAGDGEGSGIERWSSVRVVRERLTDQLARLDGPALTVGGDCGVEWAAVEHVAHRDIALVWFDAHPDLNSPAESTSGAFHGMVLRTLIERGLPADRVVLAGTRSFDDAESEYVATSGIRHVPVSDLTTPDALVAAVEATGAREVYVHVDLDVLDPEEITGLSHPEPFGLDGSTLATLIGALRDRWPLAGAGLMEFAPASPAAANDDLPVILRVIGALTAPRPAP, encoded by the coding sequence ATGGCCCTCACCTTCGTCGTCGTTCCGCAGTGGCAGGGATCGGGCTCGTCCCGCGCGATGCAGCTCGTCGACGGGGCGGAGGCGATCCGCGGAGACCTGCCGAGCACCGCGACGCGCGTCGTCGAGGTCCCCCTCGAGGCCGGCGACGGCGAAGGCTCCGGCATCGAGCGGTGGAGCTCCGTGCGCGTCGTGCGCGAGCGGCTCACCGACCAGCTCGCGCGCCTCGACGGCCCGGCCCTGACCGTCGGAGGCGACTGCGGCGTGGAGTGGGCCGCCGTCGAGCACGTCGCCCACCGCGACATCGCGCTCGTCTGGTTCGACGCGCATCCCGACCTCAACTCCCCCGCCGAATCGACGAGCGGCGCCTTCCACGGCATGGTGCTGCGCACGCTGATCGAACGCGGCCTGCCCGCCGACCGCGTGGTGCTCGCGGGCACCCGCTCGTTCGACGATGCCGAATCGGAGTACGTCGCGACCTCGGGCATCCGACACGTGCCCGTCTCCGATCTCACGACGCCGGATGCGCTGGTCGCCGCGGTCGAGGCGACGGGCGCGCGAGAGGTGTACGTGCACGTCGACCTCGACGTGCTCGATCCCGAGGAGATCACCGGCCTCAGTCATCCGGAGCCGTTCGGCCTCGACGGGTCCACCCTCGCCACGCTCATCGGAGCCCTGCGCGACCGCTGGCCCCTCGCCGGTGCGGGACTCATGGAGTTCGCGCCCGCGTCGCCCGCGGCGGCGAACGACGACCTGCCGGTCATCCTGCGGGTCATCGGCGCCCTGACGGCCCCGCGTCCCGCCCCGTAG
- a CDS encoding crotonase/enoyl-CoA hydratase family protein, producing MESRITVDRDGHVLLIGLNRTDKRNAADLPMLQELALAYGELERDPELRAGLVYAHGDHFTAGLDLADIAPRIGPDGIDTVPDGGLDPWQVTGARRSKPVVLAVQGICFTLGIELALASDIVVAADSTRFAQLEVSRGILPFGGATLRFPAAVGWGAAMRWMLTGDEFDAAEAHRIGLVQEVVPHGGQYDRGLALARRIAAQAPLAVQATLENARRALHDRAGAAEALQPALVRLAASDDARIGMEAFLARTPAEFTGR from the coding sequence ATGGAGTCCCGGATCACCGTCGACCGCGACGGACACGTTCTGCTCATCGGCCTGAACCGCACCGACAAGCGCAACGCCGCCGACCTGCCGATGCTGCAGGAGCTCGCACTCGCCTACGGCGAGCTCGAACGCGATCCCGAGCTGCGGGCCGGTCTCGTCTACGCGCACGGCGACCACTTCACGGCCGGTCTCGACCTCGCCGACATCGCGCCCCGCATCGGCCCCGACGGCATCGACACGGTTCCCGACGGTGGGCTCGACCCGTGGCAGGTCACGGGCGCGCGACGCAGCAAACCCGTGGTGCTGGCCGTGCAGGGCATCTGCTTCACCCTCGGCATCGAGCTCGCGCTCGCGAGCGACATCGTCGTCGCCGCGGACTCGACCCGGTTCGCGCAGCTCGAGGTGAGTCGCGGCATCCTCCCCTTCGGTGGCGCGACGCTACGGTTCCCGGCCGCGGTCGGCTGGGGAGCGGCCATGCGGTGGATGCTCACCGGTGACGAGTTCGACGCCGCCGAGGCGCACCGCATCGGCCTCGTGCAGGAGGTCGTGCCGCACGGCGGGCAGTACGACCGCGGGCTCGCGCTGGCTCGACGCATCGCCGCGCAGGCGCCGCTCGCCGTGCAGGCCACCCTCGAGAACGCCCGTCGTGCCCTGCACGACCGCGCCGGCGCGGCGGAGGCCCTGCAACCCGCTCTCGTGCGTCTCGCCGCGAGCGACGACGCCCGCATCGGCATGGAGGCGTTCCTCGCCCGCACCCCCGCGGAATTCA